AATTTGGAAGAACTTTATATAAACATAAACACCCACTGTTTAGTTTCTAGGCTGTTTTAACCCAATTTATCTTCATCTCTATGGATACACATTACAACTCCGCGCTacttattctcttttttttttttttgaatcattGTCACGACCAACTTTACTTTTTTTATCTCTTACACGTCTTTCGTTTCTCACATATTTCGTATGCTGTCTATGCGCTCGAAAACAATTCTATTGTTTATGATTGAGAAGGAAGGCGGcattatatttctttttttaggtttttttttagttttagcCTTATTTTCCGccaaaattttttttcctcgAGAATACAACGGGAAGGCCATGAGatggacaaaaaaaaaggaatgGTGAAAAATTTGTGATGCTTTAATGGTTAAAGATTTCCTGGAGAGGCGTTCAACCCGCTCTTCCTCAGAGAAGCACACACAAAGGTAATCTTTAatgatgttttcttttcagaAGAGTGTTCaaattattattaagaTTCTTGCCTGAATGTGATACACGCCCGTGGTGTTTTTCTTATTATACTACCTTGCCTTGCAACTGTGTACACTTAAATTCTAGTGGTACAACCATATATGCTCAGGGAGCAAATCATAGCGTTTTCACAGCGATaaaaacttaaaaaaacaactacTAATTTAATATTGAGAGTATTACATCTGtagtttcttttgaaatttgTCTGTTTTTTCATTCCAAACAGTATtcatatataataaatcacaacaaagaaagctAGACATCTGTCAATTCTTCTCCTGCCTGGATACTTCACCTTATCAATTAAGTCGGTACTTCTGaagtatttttttggaaGCCATAAAGTATCAGATACCACAGAAACAGTCATGAGTGAAAGTACAACTGTGGAACGCCATTCAAACGGCACCACCACTGTGACATCCACTAAAACAGCAGTCGATACAAATGGTAATGTCTTTAAGGTACCAGACTACTCTATTAAGGACATTTTAGGCGCGATCCCTAAGGAATGTTACAATAGGAGCACGCTTTGGTCTTTGCACTATGTTGTTAGAGATGTTATCGCGATTTGTATCATCGGATACGTCGGTACCAACTATATTCCAGTGTGGTTCCCAAACAGCGCTTTGTTGAGATTTGCAGCCTATATGGTTCAATCATATTTGATTGGtttgtttggttttggtttatGGATTCTAGCTCACGAGTGTGGTCATGGTGCTTTCTCAGATTCACGTTTGATCAATGATACCGTGGGATGGGTATTGCACTCATGGTGGATGGTTCCATACTTCTCATGGAAATTCTCTCATTCCAAACACCACAAAGCTACTGGGCATATGACTAGGGATATGGTCTTTGTTCCTTACACCAAAAAGGAATACTTGGAAGTAAAGGGCAAATCAAAGTTAAAGGAAATAACGGAGGAAGCTCCTATTGTTACTCTTTTGACATTGATCGCACAACAAATCGGTGGTTTGCAATTGTACTTGGCAACCAACGCTACTGGTCAATCATATCCAGGCGTTCctaaatttttcaaatctcACTACTGGCCAACGTCTCCAGTCTTTGACGCCAAAGATTTCTGGTACATTATTCTAAGTGACATCGGTATCATTTCCACTCTTTCAATTAATTATCTATGGGCCAAATCTTATGGTTCTCATGTCATGCTAATCAACTGGTTTGTTCCATGGTTATGGGTTAACCATTGGTTAGTTTTTGTTACCTTTTTACAGCACACTGATCCAACAATGCCGCATTACGACTCCAACGAATGGTCTTTTGCTAAGGGTGCCGCAGCAACCATTGATAGAAACTTTGGCTTTGTTGGCCAACATATCTTCCACGATATCATCGAAACTCATGTTTTGCACCACTACTGCTCGAGAATTCCTTTCTACAATGCTCGTGTAGCCACTGAAGCCATCAAAAAAGTTATGGGCGAACACTACCGTTACGAAGGAGAGAACATGTGGTTGTCTCTCTGGAAGGTAGCCAGATCTTGTCaatttgttgatggtgACAATGGTGTTCTAATGTTCAGGAACACCAACGGAATTGGTCAACCTTGCGAAGAATAAATGGCCCCTATAACCCAAAAGCAGCCGTTGTATTATTCTCCGATTAAAAGAACAACTCGTACTCTAACCAAGAAAGAATCGGTTTTTCaaacagaaaaaacaaCTGCTAAAGCAGCGTAAGATCTGTAAAATTATATTCGTAcgattttaattttattttcggCGAAAAATATTGTAATATGTTACACTATATTTATCCTACCCGTTTTACCAATATTCACAGTAATAGATTCGTATAGATTAGACTGTATAAATTAATTCTACTAGCTAAAGATATATTGTAGGCAATGAAAACAGTACTTCGTAGATGGTCATTCACTAGTAGTAACAATCGCCATAAATTTTGGAAATGTTCGAATTATATCTTTGTAGTCTGTCAACCTTCCCTAAAATTGTACTCACTTCCCCTTAATgcttgttttcttttttttttttttttttttttcgtacCCCACATTTTTTCCACCCCGCTAGAGGTAAGCATCGCTATACAAGGGTCGCCATAAATCACCAGACAAAGAGAAATCGGAGGAAAGAGCAGGTGCTTCGAAGGTTCATTATTACAAGTACTTATCCATAAATCAAAACATGAGCCAATGAAGGATGAACTTCGCTAACACATCACCTGACCACCACCATCACTTCGTTGGATAGCAAAAATAATTAAACAGTAAAATCC
This genomic interval from Kluyveromyces marxianus DMKU3-1042 DNA, complete genome, chromosome 4 contains the following:
- a CDS encoding delta(12) fatty acid desaturase, which codes for MSESTTVERHSNGTTTVTSTKTAVDTNGNVFKVPDYSIKDILGAIPKECYNRSTLWSLHYVVRDVIAICIIGYVGTNYIPVWFPNSALLRFAAYMVQSYLIGLFGFGLWILAHECGHGAFSDSRLINDTVGWVLHSWWMVPYFSWKFSHSKHHKATGHMTRDMVFVPYTKKEYLEVKGKSKLKEITEEAPIVTLLTLIAQQIGGLQLYLATNATGQSYPGVPKFFKSHYWPTSPVFDAKDFWYIILSDIGIISTLSINYLWAKSYGSHVMLINWFVPWLWVNHWLVFVTFLQHTDPTMPHYDSNEWSFAKGAAATIDRNFGFVGQHIFHDIIETHVLHHYCSRIPFYNARVATEAIKKVMGEHYRYEGENMWLSLWKVARSCQFVDGDNGVLMFRNTNGIGQPCEE